DNA sequence from the Juglans microcarpa x Juglans regia isolate MS1-56 chromosome 5S, Jm3101_v1.0, whole genome shotgun sequence genome:
GGGAGAATTCTCATGATGCAATCGTTATTGGGTCTGGGATTGGAGGGTTAGTTGCTGCTACGCAGCTGGCAGTGAAGGGTGCTAGGGTTCTGGTTTTGGAGAAGTATGTCATTCCTGGTGGCCCGGTGGTGGGAGCTCTGGATATTACATGAGGGATGGGTATACATCTGATGTTGGGTCCTTGGTTTCGGTCTGCATATCAACTTTTTCCTTACTGCATTGTGCCCCCCCCGACTTATCCACtggattttaaaattcattGCTAAATCCACTTGATACATAGTAGTTATGGTTATACAAATCTAGTGTTTGCACATAAGTTATTGTCAATTAGAATTAACACAAAACTATTGCTTCAAAATCAAGACCGCGTGTTAACATGAGCTTGAGATTTTCTTAGGACATCTTTGGGGACACTGCATAGAAATGAAATTGACTTGCACGCCTATGGGAACGTGTAGCATCTCTTTAATGTCATCTATAGGAGATGAGTCTTCACATCGATCAATCTCGCTAGCATTTCAACTCACATTGACACTCCAGTCTTTGCAAGAAGCTGTCCAGATCGATGCTCAACTTTTTAAGCTCCAGATTGGAGTTTCATCCTCCGCAAAGAAAGGTATGCCAGAAGACGGTAACCAAAAACCATGGCTACCAGGGCACTGACCTCTATAATACCATTGTCTATTCTCATCCCATTTATGGTGGGCGTGATGTGTTCATACTGTACCTTGAGAAGCAGCTTGAACGTGTGGTAGTTGAAAGACAGATAGCGGATCCAAGAAATGAATATTGGAACTTTCTGCAGCATTGTTGACAATGTATTGTTATTTCTGCTTTTAGATTTATCTAGCAGctttccaaaataaatttttgcaGACAATCCTTAACGATAGTATTTATGGTGAGATAAATGCAGATATTGACTTCCAAGTCTGCATACTTTCGTTAATAccaatgaaaaaaagaagaatttgcATGCTTACCTGCACAAAGAACCCACCAGCTAGCATGAAGGTCATTACAGTTACTGAAGCCAGGGTGGTTGCCCTCTTTAAGTCCATCAATGTAGCCCCTATAGCTAGTCCTAATCCCTGTTTTGCAGTTAAgtcatttaattatatatggtaTATTTGTTTACGATGTCATCTTACTCAGTTCTTCAGGAGGCATACCTGAGCTGCCACAATGCAGAGGAAGACAGTAAGCAGGCTTAGGAAAAAGGGACCAGCGCTGAGTCTCAAGCCTGCCATGAAATAGACAACAAAAAGGAATAATACTGGTAGTACCAGGTCAAGTGGAAGGTCGCTTGTAGTTCTAGCCACAAAATATGCACTTAGTCTGTACATGTCAGCCGCTCTTTCTTTACTCAACATGGCTCTTTCTTGAGGGAATGTGAAGATCGCTGTGAAGACAGGAAAGAATCCCCAGAAGACACCGATGAAGAAAAGCAGTCCTGCCTGCAATGGAAGTTGGCTAAGTTCTATATTGGGCTGTATATTTCCAATATATGCAGAAGAGCAACAGATAAAGTTAATGCTTTCATGAGGATGGTTATATTGAAAAGAGTTTTAACATTTTAAGAAGCTTCTTTTGACCCGGCCTATGAGGATAATGCCATTATGTTTTTCTATGAAATGgaaagtttgtttttttttaatctctatgAAATGGGAAGTTATGATCAGATCTGTAGTCCAGTTTGCATATataacttcttaaaaaaaataaaaaagcatagCTATTTGacattcctttcctttttgcTTGGTGTGTTCCTTTCTCTGTTTCTATTACTAACTGATATGTTTGATCATCATCTCTCAGTTTTCCTCAATGGGACAATACATAATCACATAAGTAGACAATACAGagatgaagaaatattaataacagAAGAGAAGCGGTGCATTTCTCAGAACCAATGGTTATATTATATTGATGGCATTGGAGAGGAAAACTTCGGGGGAAAATGGTAGATGATTGAGTTGGTAAAAACATGCATGGAGTACATGAGAAGTGGACTAGGGTGAGAAAATGCTaactggaaaatattttatgatcagTTGTACATATTATTGCTCTTTCTGTACACATAAAACCTTTTTATCAGTAAGCGTAGTGAGTCGGTGACTCCGACTGATCTTTCTGGTGGAAAACAGGGGAGTGTTTTTTTTGGTACCATTGAGGTCACTCAACTTGTAGAATTTGATAAGGAATTGGTTTACCTGTTCTTGCACGCCTTTGGGGCTGTTACTATCAGACTGCCACCACAGTAATCCCAAGATAAATGCAGTAGAGAGAACTTGAGTGATTCTCAACCAGCTAAAATACTCATGCCGCCGTTCTTTGATTCCTCTCCAGAACAATATGGAATATTGTTCCCACCAGCTTGCCCCCATTGTCGCTTTGGATAAGAAACCTTCAATTTGACATCTTCGTCAAGCGGTATAGGAATCAGaagtttcttcttttcattttctgctACTCGTGTCTCGTAGGCCTCCACCAGATACTGCTTTTAAATAAAAGAGTCATTAGGAAGAACCATAGCTTTTGATGTTTCCGGGGAATAACAGGTCAGGTGGCACCTGCTCTTAGGACAACAATCACGATTATCATACAAGCTAAAACATGCCTATCATGTAAACGTCCCAATCTTATTGTTATTATAGTGCATCAGACCCTTTTTTTTGAATGTATAGGGAATATAATTCTCTGTTTTTGTGATTGCTAGTGTTGTAACTGAAATACTTATTTTACCTCATGCACAACAGCAGGAGATGGTTTCCCGTTCTGTATTTCAGCGTCTGAATTATCCATCTGCACTTTGTCCTCTAGTTCTGATGGTACGGATACATCATGAAGGTTTCCATTTGCAAGGTCTAGCAAGAACTCTGCTGGATTCATGGCGATCATGGGAGAACATCCTATGGATGAGAAATACACCATCGCTTCCGATGCTTTTCCGAAGTAGAGCAAGCTCCCTTTCCCAAGAAGGATTAACTTGTCAAATTTGTGGAAGAGTCTACTTGACGGCTGGTGAATTGTTGTTAACACTGTTTTACCGGCCTGCCACAAATTTGCAATAAGTTTATTAAATGcaaatttcttatactttttGGGATCATATTGGTCCATTTCTTTTATCATCACACCTGGTCTGCCAAAGTACACTGTTCCATTTCAGGATGCAGGGTCTGTGCATCTTCTGTTACACTGTACTGACTCCAATACTATtcaaatcatatatattgatatagGACAAAGAGAGAGGAAACGTGGAATCTCattccataaaagaaaattcaaaaattcaaaaaagaaaagaagaaaaagaggaaaatggaGGCAAATCAATGCTCCGGTCTGAATGAAGTTCCCTTATGTATGTAAATACCTCTGCAATGTCGTGTAACATCTGGACAGTCCTTAAAGCAGTGGTAGAATCCAGACCGGAGGTTGGTTCATCAAGAAACAGAAGGGACGGGTTGATAATAATCTCATTCCCAATACTaactcttttcctttcaccaccTGACACTCCACGGACAAAGGAGCCTCCAATCATAGTGTCTTGGCACCTGTTTGcacataatatttcttttactaTACCAACTTTCAAGAATAGGATCGATCAAGGGTAGTTTCTGCACCCCTGATCTGAATTGAAGACTGAGAAAATCCCCAGTTTCAATGATAACAGGAAAGAGTTGAGCCTTACCTCTCCAAGCCTAGTTCATAGATAACATCTATTGCTCGTTTTTCCTTTTGCTCTCTTGTCAATGTCTTTGGGAGTCGTAGGAGGGCTGCATATGTCAGTGTTTCCTTCACTGTAAGGTGAGGAAACAGAACGTCGTCTTGTGTTACAAACCCTATCCTGTCACAATACTTCATGTTATTATGATATGCATTTGATTCTTCCAAAAACCTACATCTCGTCATGCATATTATATGGTGACTCCAAATAAAACTAGCGAATCCTTTTTTGTTGCTCCTTCATTTAATCTTTTTAGTTTCTTCCGTCAAAACCCATATTAAATTTGATAAGATTATGGCTTGTCCAAAAGCTTAACAACTCTTGTTTTAATACTACTCATTCTAAAAGTTTGGATACATATGCTGACCTGCTTTTCAGGAACTTGGAATAAGGCTGGTCATTGTAAGTGACTAAACCACCAACGGTGGGCTGAATCAACCTGCCGCCGAGAAGATTTAGGAGTGTCGTCTTTCCACTTCCTGAAGGTCCCATTAATGCCAAAACTTCCCCAGGATTCACTGAACCGGAAATCCCATTTAGGATATCCTTCTCCACTGTTGTTCTCATTCCTTTGAGAGTTACCTTGTAAGTCACATCTGTGAACTGCCATTTTTCCAAAACAAGAATTCTCCTTAAGTAGTGCACTGAATTTGGTTACAAATCTTCCGTGACACTTGAAaccaaaggaaaaagagaaaaacatggTTTTATACTTCGGACACCACTGTTCACAAAACTAATAAGCTTGTCCATACCCTTCTTTCCTTGGCAAAGCTAGCTGTCTTTAAATGTTTGTCTTATTTAAAGTTAAGGCCTGACTCAAGACTGAGCTAGATTCACACTCTCTAGCCTCAATGCAGGATCTCGAACCAGTTAGGAATATGAACTAGTTCCCCTGGTTCTAAAATCCAAAAGCATGCAGCAGTACTTTATTGTGGGAAAGAAGGGAGAGTCTTGTACATGAATATCATATAGGATGAAACTCTGTACAAGACTGAACCTGACCATGCTATATTGCTTAGCCATGTTCTATGGATCGCGTTGATGCTAAACTCAATCTCCATCCTGGCCTGTCCAAATAGATAGTATAACATCAATCCATGCAACGTTAAAAAACAAAGGTTTTCAGCACCCGGTACTTACGTGCAGCAGCACCCAGAGTAAAACAACGTACGGTAAAGGAGAATTAACCTCCATGGCTAGTAGAACTGTAATTACCTTGAGATAGATTGGCAATGTTGGTTCTGTTTGAAGCCTCGGCCTGCGTGTGCCAGCCTCAAGATCCTCAGCTGCAACGACATGTAAGATTAATAATTTAGATAAGCACAAAGAACCCAAAAGgttcaattaattaatgagaaGTGCTGCAGCCACTAAAGCATTTATCTTAATTAAAtgaaactaaatttttttaaaccatgaaatcagttaaaaaaaaaattcgtctGTGAATGATCTGTcatatttatttagttaaaaatatatataaataaataaaagaaaaaaatatttcgaTAACTATAGCTAGGATCcatgtgaaaataattattgcTACGGTACACCTAAGCATTGGAATCCTATAGAATGTCGCATTTGGGTATGTTATTAGTCTTCCAACAAGAAGTTATATCTTTATCAACTCATATTAAGAACAAATTAAAGTCATATCTTTCACCTATATTTGGACCCACTTATGACTTTATTTCGGCCTGCTACCTTAGTTGTCAAACTGTGATACTCAAATTAATTCATGTTGAATaccacaaaaaccaaaacatctAAGAGCAAAACAGGACCATGAGTGAGTTCATGATGGTTTgttttgaagggaaaaaaaaaaaaattgaaactatCCCAGAAAAGTAAAGAAGATGTGAATGTTTTAGGGAAAAGAGTCACGAATATTGTTTTTCTAATGAATCCAGAACTTCCCAAGTAACAAATGAAAGGCAGCCGAAAGTGGTCCCTTTCGGATAAGTGGCCCCATCACGTTTTCCAAGTGGTTGTAAAAGCTCTgcgcacttttttttttctaaagacaTAAACTGGCGGTTTGGGTTCATTGAGTACTGGTGGAGTCAAATGAAAGCAGGACAAGGAAGGGTACTGTTACCCACTTTTTGCCAATCTCACATCAATCATTTACACGCCTCATGACCCTCAATCACCCAACTCGCCTCccttttcctttccctttcccACAAATTGTCTTCCTAAAGCCAACAAGCTCGATCGTCTAATGGACTTCACTTCTGAAAGTTTTTACGTTCTGGTTCATCTCTTTCTATTATGTCCATGATTCTTCGATCCATTTTCTTACTCTTTTTGCTATTTCTTACTGCATGCCTTTGCAAGACTTTTGCTGGTGAAAATTCGTTTGATCAACTACTTAAGATTGTTGATGTACATATGCAAGATTAAAAACAAGAATGCAGACACGTATGCACGCACACAGAAAGTGCTATATCCGAACACTATGGCCCaataattaatgattttgtgCAATCCAAGTGGTCTTGCAAGCACCAAAGATTGGTGCTTTAACGGTTAGCTGCCAGGCCATGTTCCGTGACATCAAGGGCACCATATTCAGTGTAGCGAAGAAATGCATcaatgcagagagagagagagatagagagagagagaacacagAAGAAATGCAATATAAAGACTCACGAATATCATCGTCGCTAAACGGCTTGGAGTCAGCTATTTCATCAGGAGGCACGGTGAATCCGGTGAAGGAGAATGAGAAGCCCAAGCTGGCACTGGAGGCTCGGCTGAGAGCTGCACCGCTGCTCACTTCATCCAAGTCTAGCTTCAATTGGGCACTCCTAGACTTCCTAATGTGTGTGTTTCTGCTGCTGCTACCACTGCGCCCTGGTGATACCGCCATCATCCGCCTACTAGACTTCCTCGACAAGGCCCCGCCACTCTCCACCGACGCTCCCACCGCTTCACTTGATGTTGGTGACTTAAATGCCGCCGCCAGTACTGTCTCCACCACTGATTGATCCGATTTTGTCCTTGCCAACCCGGATGAATTCATTTTCTCCATCTTCTATCGGCTCTAGATactatataaatatgaaataatagGAAATGAACACGAACATGTTAACCTTTATTAAAAAGTGCTTCTCATGATCTTTAATGTAACATTTAGCCAAAGAATCTAAGAACATAAAAGACTCACAATGCTGCCAAATGATCaattaatgaaacaaaataatgtaacaTATTTGTGGTTCGAAAGCTGTCTTCCTACTACACCGATCATGTCAAAACGGCTATGATCATTTACCAGATAAACTAAGCACTTTCATATATAACTGAACAACTCGTTATACTTAATTAATCAGCAGACCGGATTAAGTTATATAACCAAGATATATAAACGAACAAGCTAAAATGGTATGAACCGGAAGTGCATGTCAAGAAACTAGGCCAGGCTTAATGCATGCATAATTAAAATCACATTAGAGgcttgaagaaaagaaatggattGAACAAAGCCACAGAGACATGGGCTAGTTGGGACAGCATCATCCTAAACTCTTTCTGAATCTCTCAATATAATTAGGTAGTCATGTACTTACGAGAAGATCATAGTTGCCCATGTGATTATGGGAAtactacacaatatatataatatcgaaGATGATGACATGAAAATACcgttattatataataacttgGCATGATCAGTACAAGAAGATGAGACGATCGAGATCATCATGAGATGACTGTCTGCACATACCTTGTGTGACTGAAATGGAAGGGCACTACGGAAGGAAGGGCCAGACTAGAAGAGGACCTCaaaaagaaatttagaaaagagcTGTTTTTGAAGGTATGGGCTCCAACTACAACAGTACTACCGTCGTAGCGCCTCTAGTACTTCTTATATAAAGAGCAATTATGGGGGAGATGCTAAGTTACCAAAACGCCCTACTACTTctcaaataataacaaatctGCATGCAACCCTATAATCCTTTGTAATAATTGGTCTAAGTACACCATAAAAGGGCAGATGCGAGATAGTGATAAATCTTAGCATTTCACCTTCATTGATTGAGTACTCCAATTACCACATTCGCCGTACACGTGTTTGGAtctttttgttccttttctGCATGAAATTTTCCTGGTTTTTGGTTCTTGACAAATCAGTgggagaagaaaattataaagagTCGTAATCTCAGTGAGCTTTAGAAATTAATGAACTTTAACAGTATTCAGTTCTTTGCGTGGTTGATGTTCGGCCTCCTAATCAACTAGTCCAATGCTATGCAAGCCATGGAATTTGTTTGCTTTCGGAGGCCCTGCATCATGTCTGTACGTAACATAAGGCTCTGTTTTGATCTTAGATTACCCTTCCAACAGGGAACCAAATTTTTTTGGAGTATTCTTAGATTTATCCATTTTGAGCCATAATTATTTCCTCTGCATCGTCATGCAAGATCGTTGCTGTCGTCATCCTTATCACAATTTCCTTCGTTTATTCTTCATTCCATATACTCATTATGTGTAATTAAGCTAGCAGCTAATTCCTATTTATAAGCATATATAACCTATCAATTTTTCACCTGATAATCCTTAAGGTGAATTTGGTAATGTTTTAATATAAATGTTAGTGGCTTGATcagattcaaattcaaaatgtctgctatgatataatatgaaattactatttatctCGAAAGTTTAAGTTAAtagaaatagataaatttaattatttgtattacattattaataatatcatatgGTCTAATGTCTTGAAATTATAATATCTTGAGCAACGTTACATTTAGAAAAGAAACATTGGTGGCTAGTAATGATCTTGTAAGGTAAAAAGTTAGTATTCTTCTTTTAATTACCTTCTTCTCTAATAAACACCCATGATTCTCCCCTTTGTTTTACTCATGATCTCTACACCATGATCAAATGAAGAAGCTGATCTCATGTTTATATCCATaagctacatatatatatatatatgtatatatatatatatatatatgacgtctatgtaaaaaaaattaactttgaaTTAATACTTCTTTTGATGCTCGATGCATGATCAAATTATATCTTGCTTAAACTAGCATGCAATTGCCGCCGGATCAATGGAATGCATACATTTGCTAGAAGATGATCATCGTGTCCTTGCAAGACGCGGTTGCAGCTGCATGGCCGGCGAAGAAATAAGCATTAAAGAGGAAATTAGTGGTAAACTTTCTGCATTTTGAAGCACTGCGTACTCATGTCGTCTGTGGTCATGGAGCTCCCACATTAATACATAATTTAAAGCACTAATAATTATATGTCAACATCCGTATATCACTGAAGATTATtagaattgatatatatatatatatgagaaattctatgcatcagtcactatattcactttcatatttcatacttatagtttttttttccataggATATATGaatgtttttcataagatgttgatgtgtttttcatagagtatgagatgtgagatagtaaataataactgatgcgtataattttttatttttcaatatggcTTTTGTTACAAATTAGTAACTGTTCACGTTACATACTCTACATGTGATAtagaaatttgtttttgttttatatggtgtggatatattttttataggatatagAGATATTTTTCATAGTGTGAGATATGAAATGTAATTTGTTTAAAGTAATTTAAAGTAATTTAgatagttttgttttaatatttttttcaaatgggagaatttatacaaat
Encoded proteins:
- the LOC121267862 gene encoding LOW QUALITY PROTEIN: ABC transporter G family member 22-like (The sequence of the model RefSeq protein was modified relative to this genomic sequence to represent the inferred CDS: inserted 1 base in 1 codon), yielding MEKMNSSGLARTKSDQSVVETVLAAAFKSPTSSEAVGASVESGGALSRKSSRRMMAVSPGRSGSSSRNTHIRKSRSAQLKLDLDEVSSGAALSRASSASLGFSFSFTGFTVPPDEIADSKPFSDDDIPEDLEAGTRRPRLQTEPTLPIYLKFTDVTYKVTLKGMRTTVEKDILNGISGSVNPGEVLALMGPSGSGKTTLLNLLGGRLIQPTVGGLVTYNDQPYSKFLKSRIGFVTQDDVLFPHLTVKETLTYAALLRLPKTLTREQKEKRAIDVIYELGLERCQDTMIGGSFVRGVSGGERKRVSIGNEIIINPSLLFLDEPTSGLDSTTALRTVQMLHDIAEAGKTVLTTIHQPSSRLFHKFDKLILLGKGSLLYFGKASEAMVYFSSIGCSPMIAMNPAEFLLDLANGNLHDVSVPSELEDKVQMDNSDAEIQNGKPSPAVVHEYLVEAYETRVAENEKKKLLIPIPLDEDVKLKVSYPKRQWGXSWWEQYSILFWRGIKERRHEYFSWLRITQVLSTAFILGLLWWQSDSNSPKGVQEQAGLLFFIGVFWGFFPVFTAIFTFPQERAMLSKERAADMYRLSAYFVARTTSDLPLDLVLPVLFLFVVYFMAGLRLSAGPFFLSLLTVFLCIVAAQGLGLAIGATLMDLKRATTLASVTVMTFMLAGGFFVQKVPIFISWIRYLSFNYHTFKLLLKVQYEHITPTINGMRIDNGIIEVSALVAMVFGYRLLAYLSLRRMKLQSGA